A single Macaca mulatta isolate MMU2019108-1 chromosome 11, T2T-MMU8v2.0, whole genome shotgun sequence DNA region contains:
- the CD69 gene encoding early activation antigen CD69 — MSSDHCYVTENSSLHPESGQENDATSPRFSTHREGSFQVPVLCAVMNVVFITILIIALIALSVGQYNCPGQYTFSMPSDSHVSSCSDDWVSYQRKCYFISTVKRSWTSAQSACSEHGATLAVIDSVKDMNFLKRYAGGDEHWVGLKKEPGHPWKWSNGKEFNNWFNLTGSEKCAFLKNTEVSSMECEKNLYWICNKPYKS; from the exons ATGAGCTCTGATCATTGTTACGTAACAGAGAACAGCTCTTTGCATCCGGAGAGTGGACAAGAAA ATGACGCCACCAGCCCCCGTTTCTCAACACATCGTGAAGGATCCTTCCAAGTTCCTGTCCTGTGTGCTGTAATGAATGTGGTCTTCATCACCATTTTAATCATAGCTCTCATTGCCTTATCAG tgGGCCAATACAATTGTCCAGGCCAATACACATTCTCAATGCCATCAGATAGCCATGTTTCTTCATGCTCTGATGACTGGGTTAGCTACCAGAGGAAATGCTACTTTATTTCTACTGTGAAGAGGAGCTGGACTTCAGCCCAAAGTGCTTGTTCTGAACATGGTGCTACTCTCGCTGTCATTGATTCTGTTAAGGACAtg AACTTTCTAAAACGATACGCAGGTGGAGATGAACACTGGGTTGGACTGAAAAAGGAGCCTGGTCACCCATGGAAGTGGTCAAATGGCAAAGAATTTAACAACTG GTTCAACTTGACAGGGTCTGAGAAGTGCGCTTTTCTGAAAAACACGGAAGTCAGCAGCATGGAATGTGAGAAGAATTTATACTGGATATGTAACAAACCTTACAAATCATAA